DNA sequence from the Geobacter sp. AOG2 genome:
CTTTCTGATCAGCGGTCCGACAACCGGCGCCTTGAGCGCCATGCGGTCGATCTTTTTGCGGCCGCCGGGGGTGGCGTAGTATTTCTTGATGGCGGTGACAATACCGAAAAAGACGGCAATGATGACGATGATATACTTCAGCAGAAAATTGCTCAGGGCGATGACGAACTTGGTCGGTGCCGGCAGGTCGCCGCCAAAGTCGGCGAACATCTTGGCGAAGGTCGGGATGACGAAGATGAGGATGACCCCGACGACCACAACCGCGATGGACATGATGGTCAGCGGATAGACCATGGCGCCCTTGATCTGTTTCTTCAGTTTCATGGCCTTTTCAATATAGGCCGCCAGACGGTTCAGGATGGTGTCGAGGATACCGCCGACCTCGCCGGCGGCCACCAGGTTCACGTAGAGCTGGTCAAAGGCCTTGGGATGTTTGCCGAGGGCGTCGGCAAACGTGGAACCGCTTTCCACGCTTTCCTTGACCTTGTAGAGTATGTCCTTGAAGGTCTTGTTCTCCTGCTGGCTGGCAAGGATCTCAAGGCATTGGACCAACGGCAGGCCCGAATCGATCATGGTGGCAAACTGGCGGGTGAAAACGACCAGATCCTTGGTTTCGATCTTGCCCCCGCCGCCTAATTTGGGAAGTTTGAAGGAAAGGGCCTTGGCCTGTTCACTGATGCTGATATTGGTGAAACCGTACTTTTTCAGTTGGGCTTCAACGACATTGGCATTTGCGGCCTCGATGACGCCTTTTTGCACTCCACCGGTTCTGGTGCGCGCTTCCCATGAAAATTTTGGCATTGTCCGATACTCCTCGCTTTTAGTGCGCAGGCGGCCGTCTCTGCATGTTCAGGCCGGCAGAGGGGTTGCTGATCATCTGTTTGAGCTCTTCCGGGTCCTGTGAACGCCCAAGGGCCTCTTCCAAAGATATCATCCGTTTCTGGTACAGGGACAGGAGCGATTGATTCATGGTCTGCATGCCGAATTTTTCCTGTCCCACCTGCATCTGGGAGTAGATCTGGTGAACCTTGTCCTCACGGATAAGGTTGCGAATGGCGGCATTGGGGACCATGATTTCCAGGGACAGCGCACGTCCCCGCGAATTCATTCTCGGGATCAGCGCTTGGGACAGGACGCCTTCCAGTACAAAGGAAAGCTGCGCCCGTATCTGGGTTTGCTGATAGGGAGGAAACACGTCCACGATCCGGTTGATGGTCTGGACGCAGGAGTTGGTATGCAAGGTGGCCAGACAGAGGTGGCCGGTTTCCGACAGGGTCAGTGCCGCCTCGATGGTTTCAAGATCGCGCAATTCCCCGACCAGTACGACGTCAGGGTCCTGGCGCAGTACGTATTTGAGGGCATTTTTAAACCCCTTGGTGTCGGCCCCCACCTCGCGCTGGTTGACGAGACACCCTTTGTGTGGGTGCAGGTACTCGATCGG
Encoded proteins:
- a CDS encoding type II secretion system F family protein, producing the protein MPKFSWEARTRTGGVQKGVIEAANANVVEAQLKKYGFTNISISEQAKALSFKLPKLGGGGKIETKDLVVFTRQFATMIDSGLPLVQCLEILASQQENKTFKDILYKVKESVESGSTFADALGKHPKAFDQLYVNLVAAGEVGGILDTILNRLAAYIEKAMKLKKQIKGAMVYPLTIMSIAVVVVGVILIFVIPTFAKMFADFGGDLPAPTKFVIALSNFLLKYIIVIIAVFFGIVTAIKKYYATPGGRKKIDRMALKAPVVGPLIRKVAVAKFTRTLGTMVSSGVPIMDGLDIVARTAGNKIVEEAIYGVRQAISEGKTMAEPLASCGVFPPMVVQMIAVGEATGAMDAMLTKIADFYDDEVDDAVSAMTAMMEPLLMVFLGTTVGGLVVAMYLPIFKLAGAVGG
- a CDS encoding type IV pilus twitching motility protein PilT translates to MVNLHQLLKILVESNGSDLHITTNTAPQIRVDGKLTPLDFPPLNQIETKQLCYSVLTDAQKHKFEEDNELDLSFGVKGLSRFRGNVFVQRGAVAGVFRVIPYRILTFEELGLPPIVSELAAKSRGLILVTGPTGSGKSTTLASIIDYININRREHIVTIEDPIEYLHPHKGCLVNQREVGADTKGFKNALKYVLRQDPDVVLVGELRDLETIEAALTLSETGHLCLATLHTNSCVQTINRIVDVFPPYQQTQIRAQLSFVLEGVLSQALIPRMNSRGRALSLEIMVPNAAIRNLIREDKVHQIYSQMQVGQEKFGMQTMNQSLLSLYQKRMISLEEALGRSQDPEELKQMISNPSAGLNMQRRPPAH